The DNA segment ATAAACGCGTTATTGGCAACGACAAATCCGAATGCACCGGATGTAAACAAGTAGCGCACCATCTGTTCACGGCTAGGATTCAACTGATTCTTGACCGCAAATAATGTTCCCGGTACACAGCCTGCACTACCTGCTGTCGGTGTTGCACAAATTGTTCCCATGGCAGCGTTGACTTCATTAGTGCCCATTGCTTTACTGACAGCATCCATCATGAGATTGCCAGATAACGGTGTGTTTTCTTTCATGTATTCCTGGACTTTGACCGCATCTCCACCGGTCAGACCGGTAACAGACACAACACCTTTAAGACTGTCTTCTATAGCTTTTTCCATCACATCAAGGTTCTTCTCCATCTCGGAAAACACTTCTTCCCGTGTTTTCTCCTTTACTTCCATCTCCTGTCGTATCATAACTTCAGAGATTAATATATTTTCCTTTTCAGCGACTTCTACTAATTCAGCAACTGTACGAAACATGTTATTGACTCCTCTTCTGAAATACATTTACGATTTCGCAAAAGCCTCAGACGTTATTAATGATACACAACCTTGCCTGACTATTGCATAATTTGAGACCATTTGCGCACGATTTGATGACCTTCACATGTGTCATTCCTTATTCAAATACTTTAACTGACAATCTTGGCAATCTGCTCAATATGATCAGCGTCTTCCATTTCCTTCAAAACACTGTCATGCACATTCTGATCCACTTCAATGACCATTAATGCCTCTGTGCCTACATCTTTCCGGTTCACTTCCATATGACCAATATTGATTTCATGTTTGGCTAAAATTTTTGTGATAGATGCAATCGCACCGAACCGGTCGTTGTGCATGATCAGAATGGCAGGGTGATTGCCGGACAGACGCAATTCAAATCCGTTTAGTTCCGTAATTTCAACCTTACCGCCACCAATCGAAATACCGATCAGCTCGAGCTGATCCGTGTCATTGCCGATAATCAGCCTTGCTGTGTTCGGGTGATCAACACCGGCATTGTCCTCAATAAATTCAATATCGAGCCCCCGCTCTCGAGCGATCTCCAGTGCCTGTTTCATCTTTGAATCATCCGTTTCGAACCCAAGCAGACCACCTGCTAGAGCAAAGTCTGTTCCATGACCCTTATATGTTTTTGCAAATGATTCATATAAATAGATACGCGCCCATTTCGGTTCTTTCCCAAATAAATTCCGTGCTGCTTTTCCAATTCGTGCAGCACCCGCTGTATGTGAGCTTGATGGACCGACCATGACCGGTCCGATAATGTCAAATACTGAATTAAATTTCACGACGCTCACCTCTTAAATTTTTATATTAAACAAGTACATTTCATTATTTATTTCTTACAACATGGTATATGATACTTAGGTTGACTCTGCTTTCTCATTTACTTCAATGAGCTGATCTACTCGACGGATTTTATAGTTTTTAAATATATATGACCCAATGAAGCCCCATAGTGCACTGAAGACTGCACATAAAGCTGCGACAATAGTTACCTTGATCGGATCATTAAACCCATACATAACTGCAAATCCTGCAATTGGTGTGGCCGTTCCAGTCGCTCCATTCACTA comes from the Halobacillus shinanisalinarum genome and includes:
- the sdaAB gene encoding L-serine ammonia-lyase, iron-sulfur-dependent subunit beta, whose product is MKFNSVFDIIGPVMVGPSSSHTAGAARIGKAARNLFGKEPKWARIYLYESFAKTYKGHGTDFALAGGLLGFETDDSKMKQALEIARERGLDIEFIEDNAGVDHPNTARLIIGNDTDQLELIGISIGGGKVEITELNGFELRLSGNHPAILIMHNDRFGAIASITKILAKHEINIGHMEVNRKDVGTEALMVIEVDQNVHDSVLKEMEDADHIEQIAKIVS
- the sdaAA gene encoding L-serine ammonia-lyase, iron-sulfur-dependent, subunit alpha; translated protein: MFRTVAELVEVAEKENILISEVMIRQEMEVKEKTREEVFSEMEKNLDVMEKAIEDSLKGVVSVTGLTGGDAVKVQEYMKENTPLSGNLMMDAVSKAMGTNEVNAAMGTICATPTAGSAGCVPGTLFAVKNQLNPSREQMVRYLFTSGAFGFVVANNAFISGAAGGCQAEVGSAGAMASAAIVEMAGGTPQQSADAFAMTLKNMLGLVCDPVAGLVEVPCVKRNAGGSSLAIVSADMALAGVTSTIPCDEVIGAMYRIGKQMPSSLRETGEGGLADTPTGRLLKQKLFGITSGS